The Coleofasciculus sp. FACHB-1120 genome includes a region encoding these proteins:
- a CDS encoding DUF4394 domain-containing protein, whose protein sequence is MKLVKLGTAIAALAVITTFDLLGVAKSVDAATIKLIGLNDDNSLVFFNRKLSKISSTVKIAGVDGTLLGIDFRPADGLLYGVTDKNGIYTIDTTTGAATLVSNLSTTFSGGVTSGFDFNPVPDRLRLVGSNDQNLRINVETGAVITDGTLAYAAGDPNFGANPNITAAAYTNSFAGTTTTALYGIDFALDTLVQQNPPNAGILNTIGSLGVDFGETGGFDIVTTKKGGTIVNDAFAASGSSIYSINLGTGAATTLGSFSSGSGNIVGLAATSVPEPGTVGSLLGFGALALLSRSRRRVKSAN, encoded by the coding sequence ATGAAACTAGTTAAGCTTGGTACAGCGATCGCTGCATTAGCCGTAATTACGACGTTCGATCTGCTCGGCGTTGCCAAATCTGTAGATGCAGCTACCATCAAGCTGATTGGTCTGAACGACGATAACAGCCTGGTTTTCTTTAACCGCAAACTTTCCAAGATTTCTAGCACAGTAAAGATTGCAGGGGTTGATGGGACTTTGCTAGGTATTGACTTTCGACCAGCCGATGGTCTCCTCTACGGTGTCACAGACAAGAACGGTATTTATACCATTGACACCACCACAGGTGCTGCGACTTTGGTAAGTAACCTCAGCACTACCTTCTCTGGAGGAGTCACGTCAGGATTTGACTTCAACCCAGTACCTGACCGCCTGCGGCTTGTCGGTAGCAATGACCAAAACCTTCGCATCAACGTAGAGACTGGTGCAGTGATTACTGATGGAACCTTAGCCTATGCGGCTGGCGATCCCAACTTCGGAGCTAACCCCAATATTACCGCTGCTGCCTACACTAATTCGTTTGCTGGGACAACTACAACCGCACTATACGGAATTGACTTTGCTCTCGACACATTGGTTCAGCAGAACCCGCCCAATGCTGGCATCCTGAACACGATAGGCTCCCTAGGTGTTGATTTCGGCGAAACTGGAGGCTTTGACATTGTAACGACTAAAAAGGGAGGTACCATCGTCAATGATGCCTTCGCAGCTTCTGGGTCGAGCATTTACAGCATCAACTTGGGCACGGGTGCTGCTACGACGCTGGGCAGTTTCAGTAGCGGGAGCGGCAATATTGTCGGTCTTGCTGCCACTTCCGTCCCTGAGCCTGGTACTGTTGGCTCTTTGCTCGGTTTCGGTGCGCTTGCCTTACTAAGTCGCAGCCGCCGTCGCGTCAAGTCGGCTAATTAA
- the asnS gene encoding asparagine--tRNA ligase, translating to MVTRRIADILRNGQPDEPLTIKGWVRTKRELKECAFVEVNDGSSMANLQVVLNPDLSDYGNIIKQLNTGASVEVAGVLVESPAKGQRIELKAETVKVYGEADPETYPLQKKRHSFEFLRTIGHLRSRTNSFGAVFRVRNACSYAIHQFFQERGFLWVHTPIISASDCEGAGEMFTVTNLNLKDIPRTNAQEIDYSKDFFGRPAYLTVSGQLEAEVMAMAFSNVYTFGPTFRAENSNTSRHLAEFWMVEPEMAFCDLEGNMDLAEAFLKHVFKYVLDTCPEDMEFFNQRIDNSVLATADNIINNEFERLTYTDAIALLEKADKKFEYPVKWGLDLQSEHERYLAEEVFKKPVILTDYPVEIKAFYMRLSDDEKTVRAMDILAPKIGEIIGGSQREERLDVLERRIQAQGLNPADYWWYLDLRRYGTVPHAGFGLGFERLVQFMTGMGNIRDVIPFPRAPLTVDF from the coding sequence ATGGTGACTCGACGGATTGCAGACATATTGCGAAATGGTCAGCCAGATGAGCCGCTGACGATCAAAGGCTGGGTACGAACGAAGCGAGAATTGAAAGAATGTGCCTTTGTTGAAGTCAACGATGGCTCATCAATGGCGAACCTCCAAGTTGTACTCAATCCGGATTTATCAGATTATGGAAACATCATTAAACAGCTGAACACGGGTGCTTCTGTAGAAGTTGCAGGTGTGCTGGTAGAGTCTCCAGCAAAAGGACAGCGGATTGAGCTGAAGGCAGAAACGGTGAAAGTTTACGGGGAAGCCGATCCCGAAACTTATCCGCTGCAAAAGAAACGTCACTCATTTGAGTTTTTGCGAACAATTGGACATTTGCGATCGCGCACTAATTCCTTTGGTGCCGTCTTCCGCGTCCGCAATGCCTGTTCCTATGCAATTCACCAATTCTTTCAAGAGCGAGGATTCCTCTGGGTTCATACCCCGATTATCAGCGCTAGCGACTGTGAAGGGGCGGGAGAGATGTTTACCGTCACCAACCTCAACCTGAAGGATATCCCCCGCACAAACGCTCAGGAGATTGATTACAGCAAAGACTTTTTTGGACGCCCTGCCTATCTCACCGTCAGCGGACAACTGGAAGCGGAAGTCATGGCAATGGCATTCAGCAATGTTTATACTTTTGGCCCCACCTTCCGAGCAGAAAATTCCAATACTTCTCGCCACTTGGCAGAATTTTGGATGGTAGAACCAGAAATGGCTTTCTGCGATTTAGAAGGCAATATGGACTTAGCCGAAGCCTTCCTGAAGCACGTTTTCAAGTATGTGCTGGATACGTGTCCTGAAGATATGGAGTTTTTTAACCAGCGAATTGATAATTCCGTTCTTGCTACAGCGGACAATATCATTAACAACGAGTTTGAACGGTTGACTTACACGGATGCGATCGCGCTTTTGGAAAAAGCCGATAAAAAATTCGAGTATCCCGTCAAATGGGGCTTGGATTTGCAGTCAGAACACGAACGCTATTTAGCTGAAGAAGTCTTTAAAAAACCTGTCATCCTCACCGACTACCCAGTAGAAATTAAAGCCTTCTATATGCGTTTGAGCGACGATGAAAAAACCGTCCGCGCAATGGATATTCTCGCTCCTAAAATTGGCGAAATTATTGGAGGATCGCAGCGCGAAGAACGCCTGGATGTGCTAGAACGACGCATTCAAGCTCAAGGGCTAAATCCAGCGGATTATTGGTGGTATCTCGATTTACGTCGCTATGGCACCGTTCCTCACGCTGGCTTCGGCTTAGGCTTTGAACGCTTAGTGCAATTTATGACGGGAATGGGCAATATTCGAGATGTGATCCCCTTCCCTCGTGCACCATTGACTGTGGATTTTTAA